The genomic stretch CGGGAGAAGGGGGTTTGGGGGATGAGGGCCGTTTTCCCTCGGTCGATGATCAAGGGAATGTCTTGCGTCGGGCGACACGCGGGGTGTTCCTACCCCCCCGATTTCCATCACTGACTTTGAAAAAGCCCTGTCTTGTCCATCCTGAGCGCGCGGGTGGATGGGAGTTAACAGCAGTGGTGTGGAGCCGCCGCAGGTGGAGCATGAGAGCTCCACCTGCGCGGGGGTGTGCCGGGCCGCTTCATCCAGATGTGATCCGCTGGAGGATGTGTGGTCCTCCAGCCAGATGAGGGGCCGGAATAGGCTGGGGGGTGGATCATCGTGCGATGGGAGCTCAGTGCCGCACGTCCACCTCGTAGAAATCCGTGTGGTAACCGGGCCAGCTCCGATTCCGCCTGTCTCGCGTCGCCTCCCTCTGGATCGGGAATGAGACCAGCTTCCCATCCTCCACGAATTGGGAGCCGCGCTCGCGATGTCTGCGGATCATCTCCTCGCGTAGCCGTTTCCGCTCCGCGTCGTATTGCGGGAGGCCGGCCAGGTCATGCAGCTCTTGGGGATCGGTCTCCAAGTCAAATAGCTGCTCAACCCCTCCTTCCGGATACCAGATGTATTTCCAGCGGCCATCCGTGATGGCGAAGTAGGCGGGTTGATGGCCGCGCATGGCCGTGGCCTCGAGGAATGGGCGGGGCGGGGATTCCCCTCTGGCCAGCGCGATCAGGTCCTGGCCGTCCGCGTCGTCAGGTGGCGTGCCGCCCGCCGCCCGGATCAGGGTGGGGAGGATATCGGCGAGGGTGACGAGCGCGTGGACCGTCGTGCCGTGACAACGGTTGTCCCAGCTCTTGGGCATGCGAAGCACAAACGGGATATGGGCCGAGGGCTCGTGGAAGAACACCTTCGAGCCGGCGTGATGATCTCCGAGGAACTCCCCGTGATCGGACGTGTAGAGGATCAGGACGTCGTCGAACAGGCCCATATCTTGCAGGGCGGCGAAGATGCGCCCCATGTTGTAGTCGATCTGCGTGATGAGCCCGTAATAGGCCGCTCGCGCCTCTCGGATGATCTCGGGGGGCACCAGGTCGTAGGATTGCATCTCCCGAAAGCGTTTGAACGCTTCTGGACATCGGTCATCCTCGCTCCAATCGCCGTAGACGGGCTCGGGGATCGGGCAGTCCCGATACATGGAATAGTATGGCTCTGGCGGGTCCAGCGGCGGATGGGGCTTGGAGAAGGAACACCACAGGAAGAAGGGGACGGAGGGATCACGGCGCTCGCGAATGAACTCCACGCATTGCTCGGCGATCCATGAGGTCAACGTCTGGCACTCGGGGACGGTGGCCATGGTGGGATAGAGCTCGTTTTGGCCCAGTCCGTGGCGCATCGGCTGGTAGACCTGGCCGGACCTCCTCATCTCCCGATAGTAATCGTCGGGCAGGATCATCTCATCGAATCCGTGTCGGACCCGCTGCGGGCCGAAGTGCATCTTGCCGATGGCGATGGTCTGGTAGCCCAGGGCTCGCAGGAGGGAGGGGAGCGTCCCCTCGCGCCCCATCACGCGGGATGTCTCGCCGTTCGTGCCCATGCCGTGTGTGAATACATACTTGCCCGTCATGATGGAGACGCGCGAGGGCACGCAGATGGGGCAGTCGGCATACGCCGAGGAGAAGAATACCCCCTCCCGGCATAGATGATCGAAGTGGGGTGTTCGCATGAAGGAGGGTGCGGCGGGACCGGCCGTGTCGAACCGCTGTTGATCCGTGGTGATCAGCAGGATGTTGGGCTTGGTTGAGGACACCATATGCCTCCTCGGGTGAAATCATAGAGCTCTGTCCAGGATGATGGATCGGAAGGAGATGGGGATCAACGAGATCATCTCCTCGATCGTTCCTGGATCGAGCGAAAGCGACGCGAAGTGCCGTAATTGTAATGCAAAGAGGGAGGCCGAGTAAAGTCCCTCGTCGCCTCCCTCCTCTGGTTCAACGTCAGGCTGCGCCGTCATGTGGTGATCGGCTGACACAGGGTATCCGTCATCAGGCGGGTGTTCTTGAACTCCTCGTAGGCTTTCTGGGCGGCCTTGTTCATCTTCTCCTCGACGACGGGCAGATGTTCGGCCGGAGTCTTCTCCCCGCCCCACATCACGTCCCCTTCCTGACGTTGGATGATCTGGAACTCCCGTGCGTTAATGACGTAGTGGGCCCAGTTATCCTGATAGTTCTCTCGATAGCCCAAGGCCACCTGTTTCAGTTGGTCTCGATCTAGACCGGCCAAGGGAGTCAGGAAGTCCAGCCAGGGGTCGAGCGCATCCACGCGCGTGGGGGGCGTGTGTGTGACCTTGACATATTCTGACTGTCCCTCCTGGCTCGTCAGGTACTTGATCAGGTTCCATGCCATGTCGGGGTGCTTACTCTCCTTGGCGGCAAGGACGGGGTCGGTCCAGTTTACACACTTGTTGCTGACCCCCCAAGGTGAGGGTGCCACAGCCCATCGGAAGGCGGTGATATCGAAGTAGTTCCAATAGCCCCAACCGCCTTCCCAGCTCATGGCCACCCGACCTGTTTTGAAGGGATTGCCCAGCTGGGCGATCGCTTGGGCGTCACTGGGTGTGGGCATGACCTTGTATTCATAGATCAGTTTGTATCGGAAGGTCAGCCCATCAACGGTTTCCTGGGAGGCCACAAAGGCCCGCTCCGCGATGCCGCGCTCGTACCACTCTTTGGTCCAGCAATCGCCGCCCCATGCATATGCCCATTGGTGGAATTGATTCCCGCCGTTGATGCCGTAGACGGCCTCGGCTGTGCCATAGTTCTTCGTGAGTTTGAGGGCGAGCTCCAGGACTTTGTCCCAATTCCAGCTCTTGTCCTGCCAGTCTGTGGGCGGGTATTCCAGGCCCGCCTCGTCAAAGAGGTCCATGTTGTAGAAGATGGGGCAGCCAAACGTGGTCAGGATGGGCAATGCCCACTGCTTGCCGCCACGGCACATATCCGGGTCCTTGGCCAGCGGGCCGAAGGGTTCCAGATCGAAGCCGTCCGCCTCGATGAGCGGGGTAAGTTCCAGCACTTTCTCTTGCGCGTAGAGCTGGATGAAGGTGCCGCGAACGCCGTTATGCACATCCGGAGGGGTACCACCGGCGTACATGGACATAACCTTGGCGGTCCATTGCGGGTCGGGCGTCGTGACCAGCTTGATTGTGACGTTGGGATAGCGCTCCTGGAAGGCGGGGATAACTACGTTTTCCTCCCATGGATTCTCCACCGGGTGGCTGCGCACGAGCCAGGTCAGCTCGATCTTTTCCTCCACCGGGGGCTTCTCCTCCGGTTTGGCCTTCTCCTCGGCTGCCGGCGGCGCTGCCGCTGGCGGCTGGCACGCGGCGGCGAGAAGGCCGCCTGTGGTGATCGCGGTCAACCGCAGGAAATCGCGCCGTGTCAGTCGTTTATCGTCGAACATGGCTATGCCCTCCTTTTTCATTGAATCGGTCTACGGGATACTCAGAGCCTCCTCTCGGTAATCTGTCCTTACAGAAGCTGTGATTTTTTAAGGATGCGGGTCTTGAGCATCACCTCCTTTCCGTGGAACGTTCGTGCAAAAGCTACCCTTTCACGCCTGTGATGACGACCCCTTGGATGAAGAATCGCTGTCCGATGAAGAAGACGAGGATGGTGGGCAGCAGAGCCACCAGGGAGGCGGCCATGAGCAGGTGCCAAGGGGTGCCTCCATATGCCACTTGGAAGTTCTGCAGAGCCAGCGCGACCGTGAACTTGTCCGTGGAGTTGAGGTAGATCAACGGGTGTAGGAACTCATTCCAGCGCCAGATGAACTCCTGAATGGCGACGACGCCAAGGGCTGGCTTGGATAGGGGGAGGATGATGCGCCAGAAGATGCCGAAGTGGCTGCATCCGTCGATGATCGCCGCATCGTCCAGATCCTTGTGGATCGTGCGGAAGAACTGACGCAGGAGGAAGATGAAGTAGGGCGCCCCGAAGAATCGTGGTACGAAGAGAGGACGGAGCGTGTCGATCCAGCCGATGCTTTTAAACAACAGAAATTGGGGGATCAGCGTTACCTGGGCGGGCAGCATCATGACGCTGATCACCAGGAAGAAGAGGAGATTGCTGCCCCGCGCTCTCAGCCGGGCGAATGGATAAGCCGTGATCGCGGAGGAGAGGCTGACGCCGATGACGCTCAGCACGGCGACGGTGGTGGAATTCGCGAAGACCACATTGGCTTTCATGAATCTCAATGCTTCCGGGTAATTGGACCACATGATCGGTCGAGGGATCCAGCGCGGGGGGATCAGAAAGACATCTCCGCTGGGCTTCAAGGAGGTCGAGAGCATCCACACAACTGGAAAGAGCACAGCCACCGCGCCAATGGCAACGATCGTCGTCGCCACCGCCTGATTGAGGCGCTCCATGGCATGCTTGCCCAGTCGGGGCGTCGGTTGTAACTTTCTAAAGGCTCGCGTCCATGTTTGGGGTCCTGATTCAATGTTCATAATGTCACGCGCCTCCCCCCGTCTCGTAATAAACCCAACGTTCTCCGCCCCTGAACACCAGCAGCGTAAATCCCAGAATCACGATGAACAGCACCCACGCCAGCCCGGAGGCGTATCCCATCTCGAAGTAATTGAAGGCGTATAGGTACAGGTGGTAGACGAAGAAGTAGGATGCGTATTGGGGGCCGCCCTGCGTGATCACGAACGCTGGCGTGAACACCTGGAAGGAGCCGATGATGGAGAGGACGACGTTGAAGAAGATCGCTGGCGAGATCATGGGGAGCGTGATGTGGATATATCGCTGAAACGCGTTGGCGCCGTCGATGATCGCCGCCTCGTAGAGGGAAGTAGGGACGCCCTGCATGGCTGCCAGGTAGATCAGCATGGGGCCGCCGACCCCCCAGGAGGCCATGATGATAAAGGTGGGGATGGTCCATTTCGGATCGAAGAACCACTGCGGGCCCTTGATATGGAACCAGCTCCAAAGCAGGTTGTTGACGAGGCCAAAGTTGGGCTGGAAGATCCACATCCACAGCAAGGCCACGGCCACGCCGGATGTGACCACGGGCAGGTAGTAGATGGTCCTCCACATGCTGAGAAGAGGGAGCTTCTGGTTGAGCAGGGTGGCGATGGTCAGGGCCCCGGTCACGGTCACCCCGACCGCTCCAAAGGTGTAGTA from Chloroflexota bacterium encodes the following:
- a CDS encoding sulfatase-like hydrolase/transferase, producing MVSSTKPNILLITTDQQRFDTAGPAAPSFMRTPHFDHLCREGVFFSSAYADCPICVPSRVSIMTGKYVFTHGMGTNGETSRVMGREGTLPSLLRALGYQTIAIGKMHFGPQRVRHGFDEMILPDDYYREMRRSGQVYQPMRHGLGQNELYPTMATVPECQTLTSWIAEQCVEFIRERRDPSVPFFLWCSFSKPHPPLDPPEPYYSMYRDCPIPEPVYGDWSEDDRCPEAFKRFREMQSYDLVPPEIIREARAAYYGLITQIDYNMGRIFAALQDMGLFDDVLILYTSDHGEFLGDHHAGSKVFFHEPSAHIPFVLRMPKSWDNRCHGTTVHALVTLADILPTLIRAAGGTPPDDADGQDLIALARGESPPRPFLEATAMRGHQPAYFAITDGRWKYIWYPEGGVEQLFDLETDPQELHDLAGLPQYDAERKRLREEMIRRHRERGSQFVEDGKLVSFPIQREATRDRRNRSWPGYHTDFYEVDVRH
- a CDS encoding extracellular solute-binding protein yields the protein MFDDKRLTRRDFLRLTAITTGGLLAAACQPPAAAPPAAEEKAKPEEKPPVEEKIELTWLVRSHPVENPWEENVVIPAFQERYPNVTIKLVTTPDPQWTAKVMSMYAGGTPPDVHNGVRGTFIQLYAQEKVLELTPLIEADGFDLEPFGPLAKDPDMCRGGKQWALPILTTFGCPIFYNMDLFDEAGLEYPPTDWQDKSWNWDKVLELALKLTKNYGTAEAVYGINGGNQFHQWAYAWGGDCWTKEWYERGIAERAFVASQETVDGLTFRYKLIYEYKVMPTPSDAQAIAQLGNPFKTGRVAMSWEGGWGYWNYFDITAFRWAVAPSPWGVSNKCVNWTDPVLAAKESKHPDMAWNLIKYLTSQEGQSEYVKVTHTPPTRVDALDPWLDFLTPLAGLDRDQLKQVALGYRENYQDNWAHYVINAREFQIIQRQEGDVMWGGEKTPAEHLPVVEEKMNKAAQKAYEEFKNTRLMTDTLCQPITT
- a CDS encoding carbohydrate ABC transporter permease, producing the protein MNIESGPQTWTRAFRKLQPTPRLGKHAMERLNQAVATTIVAIGAVAVLFPVVWMLSTSLKPSGDVFLIPPRWIPRPIMWSNYPEALRFMKANVVFANSTTVAVLSVIGVSLSSAITAYPFARLRARGSNLLFFLVISVMMLPAQVTLIPQFLLFKSIGWIDTLRPLFVPRFFGAPYFIFLLRQFFRTIHKDLDDAAIIDGCSHFGIFWRIILPLSKPALGVVAIQEFIWRWNEFLHPLIYLNSTDKFTVALALQNFQVAYGGTPWHLLMAASLVALLPTILVFFIGQRFFIQGVVITGVKG
- a CDS encoding sugar ABC transporter permease, yielding MPARASSVRTPTHHPRRRFQLHLSLSQREEITFYLFLIPWAIGFVLWTAGPMLASLILSFTRYDVITPPVFVGLDNYIKILKDELTWKALKATAYYTFGAVGVTVTGALTIATLLNQKLPLLSMWRTIYYLPVVTSGVAVALLWMWIFQPNFGLVNNLLWSWFHIKGPQWFFDPKWTIPTFIIMASWGVGGPMLIYLAAMQGVPTSLYEAAIIDGANAFQRYIHITLPMISPAIFFNVVLSIIGSFQVFTPAFVITQGGPQYASYFFVYHLYLYAFNYFEMGYASGLAWVLFIVILGFTLLVFRGGERWVYYETGGGA